A section of the Sphingomonas ginsenosidivorax genome encodes:
- a CDS encoding ferritin-like domain-containing protein, with amino-acid sequence MGLFSKDIATFDDLFLHQLQDVYYAENQITKALPKMADKATSPSLKTGFETHLRETEGQIVRLERIFELLGEKPKAVTCPAIDGIIKEANEVAGEIEDKAVLDAGLIASAQAVEHYEIARYGTLIAWANQLGRPEIAAILQETLDEEYATDDKLTAMATGKINPKAEAVTA; translated from the coding sequence ATGGGCTTGTTTTCCAAGGACATCGCGACATTCGACGACCTGTTCCTGCACCAGCTGCAGGACGTGTATTATGCCGAGAACCAGATCACCAAGGCGCTGCCGAAGATGGCCGACAAGGCGACCTCGCCGTCGCTGAAGACGGGCTTCGAGACGCACCTGCGCGAGACCGAGGGGCAGATCGTGCGGCTGGAGCGGATCTTCGAGCTGCTCGGCGAGAAGCCTAAGGCCGTGACCTGCCCCGCGATCGACGGGATCATCAAGGAGGCCAACGAGGTCGCCGGCGAGATCGAGGACAAGGCGGTGCTCGACGCCGGGCTGATCGCGTCGGCGCAGGCGGTCGAGCATTACGAGATCGCCCGCTACGGCACGCTGATCGCCTGGGCGAACCAGCTGGGGCGGCCGGAAATCGCGGCAATCCTGCAGGAAACGCTCGACGAGGAATATGCGACCGACGACAAGCTGACCGCGATGGCGACGGGGAAGATCAATCCGAAGGCCGAGGCGGTGACGGCGTAA
- a CDS encoding histone deacetylase family protein yields MRIFYDDAQRTHAPARELHNGAFAAYAETPARLDAILKAVGPTETPADRGEAPILAVHDAAYIAFLKDAPRLWQEAGRSGDAIPYAFPIRGRRPLRLDRVDALLGAHAFDATTPITADTWRSAYASAQSALAATQAVLDGERAAFALCRPPGHHAGADYCGGYCHLNVAAIAAQAARDAGVERVAILDIDYHHGNGTQDIFYARGDVFYASVHADPKRDYPFYWGHADETGEGPGLGTTLNLPLPHGTTRDAFRAAQAQALERIAAFDPGLLVVSFGADTWEGDPISQFALTTPDYAVLASDIAARGWPTVIVMEGGYAVNALGHNVLSFLAGF; encoded by the coding sequence ATGCGGATATTCTACGACGACGCGCAGCGGACGCATGCGCCGGCGCGCGAGCTGCATAACGGCGCGTTTGCCGCCTATGCCGAGACGCCCGCGCGGCTCGACGCGATCCTGAAGGCGGTGGGCCCCACCGAGACCCCGGCCGATCGCGGCGAGGCGCCGATCCTCGCGGTCCACGATGCCGCGTACATTGCCTTCCTCAAGGACGCGCCGCGACTGTGGCAGGAGGCCGGGCGGTCGGGAGATGCGATCCCCTACGCCTTCCCGATTCGCGGGCGGCGGCCGTTGCGGCTCGACCGGGTCGATGCGCTGCTGGGCGCGCATGCGTTCGACGCGACCACGCCGATCACCGCGGACACCTGGCGCTCGGCCTATGCGAGCGCGCAGTCGGCGCTGGCGGCGACGCAGGCGGTGCTGGACGGCGAGCGTGCGGCATTCGCGCTGTGCCGGCCGCCGGGCCATCATGCCGGCGCGGATTACTGTGGCGGCTATTGCCACCTGAACGTCGCGGCGATTGCGGCGCAGGCGGCGCGCGATGCGGGCGTCGAGCGGGTCGCGATCCTCGACATCGACTATCACCACGGCAACGGCACGCAGGACATTTTCTACGCGCGCGGCGACGTGTTCTATGCGTCGGTCCATGCCGATCCCAAGCGCGACTACCCCTTCTACTGGGGGCATGCCGACGAGACGGGGGAGGGCCCGGGGCTGGGGACCACGCTCAACCTGCCCCTCCCGCACGGCACCACCCGCGATGCGTTCCGCGCGGCGCAGGCGCAGGCCCTGGAGCGAATCGCGGCGTTCGACCCCGGGCTGCTGGTCGTCAGCTTCGGCGCGGACACCTGGGAGGGCGACCCGATCTCGCAGTTCGCGCTGACCACGCCGGACTATGCGGTGCTGGCCAGCGACATCGCGGCGCGCGGCTGGCCGACCGTGATCGTCATGGAAGGCGGCTATGCGGTCAACGCGCTCGGCCACAATGTCCTGAGCTTCCTCGCCGGGTTCTAG
- a CDS encoding energy transducer TonB produces MYGVQTPRDRIASATASILLCALLGYALILGLGVTMPAVAPEALKLFAVGPKPPPPPPERVVPRPAKSHRPEGAASPANLKAKATEVVAPKPIVPPIVPPPVVVALKAGPGAEATTGAAPVPGPGTGAGGIGTGTGSGRYGDGDGDGGEETPPRLLQSRFSRGDYREAEALVGENNVVGRLGVRYTVGLDGRVTQCRVTRSSGKPALDGITCRLIEKRYRYRPSLDAAGRPVVSTVFHNQTWFEIEDDGRDDEDDQ; encoded by the coding sequence ATGTACGGCGTCCAGACTCCCCGCGACCGGATCGCCTCGGCGACGGCGTCGATCCTGCTCTGCGCGCTGCTGGGCTATGCGCTGATCCTCGGCCTCGGCGTCACCATGCCCGCCGTCGCGCCCGAGGCGCTCAAGCTCTTCGCGGTCGGTCCGAAGCCGCCCCCGCCGCCGCCCGAGCGCGTCGTCCCGCGTCCCGCCAAGAGCCACCGGCCCGAGGGCGCCGCGTCGCCCGCCAACCTGAAGGCCAAGGCGACCGAAGTCGTCGCGCCCAAGCCGATCGTGCCGCCGATCGTCCCGCCGCCCGTCGTCGTCGCGCTCAAGGCCGGCCCCGGTGCCGAGGCCACGACCGGTGCAGCGCCCGTCCCCGGTCCCGGCACGGGCGCCGGCGGGATTGGTACCGGTACGGGCAGCGGTCGCTATGGTGACGGCGACGGCGATGGCGGCGAGGAGACCCCGCCGCGCCTGCTGCAAAGTCGCTTCAGCCGCGGCGATTATCGCGAGGCGGAGGCGCTGGTCGGCGAGAACAACGTCGTCGGCCGGCTGGGCGTGCGCTATACCGTGGGGCTCGACGGTCGCGTCACCCAGTGCCGCGTGACCCGCTCGAGCGGCAAGCCCGCGCTCGACGGCATCACCTGCCGCCTGATCGAGAAACGCTATCGCTACCGCCCGTCGCTCGACGCCGCGGGACGTCCCGTCGTCTCGACGGTGTTCCACAACCAGACCTGGTTCGAGATCGAGGACGACGGTCGCGACGATGAGGACGACCAGTAG
- a CDS encoding dipeptidase yields MITALLLLAASPTVATPAIVARVDRILTRTPVIDGHNDLPWEIREHGDAKPEAVPLAQGTAALPYPMQTDIPRLRKGRVGAQFWSVWIPADTTGPDAVETTLEEIDIVRRMVAANPKTFELATTADDIRRIEKAGRIASLIGVEGGHQIDGRLSVLREYRALGVSYMTLTHGKSLAWADSSTDAPRANGLTAFGRQVVTEMNRIGMIVDLAHVSDATMRAALAVSKAPVIASHSSARALADAPRNIPDDLLAAIGANGGVVMVNCYPAFLSTEWRAWDQARSAHAKSVGVPGNAYGSKAAGPLIAWDAAHPEPRVTAATVADHVDHIARVAGHDHVGLGGDYDGIQGTGPADMKGVDSYPVLFAELARRGWSDADLEKLAGGNILRVMKRVEAVANSMAGTAVNDATDIASR; encoded by the coding sequence ATGATCACCGCGCTTCTCCTCCTCGCCGCATCCCCCACAGTCGCCACACCCGCTATCGTCGCGCGCGTCGACCGCATTCTCACGCGCACCCCGGTGATCGACGGCCATAACGACCTGCCCTGGGAGATTCGCGAGCATGGCGACGCAAAGCCCGAGGCCGTGCCGCTGGCGCAGGGCACGGCCGCGCTGCCCTATCCGATGCAGACCGACATCCCGCGGCTGCGCAAGGGCCGGGTCGGCGCACAGTTCTGGTCGGTCTGGATCCCCGCCGACACCACCGGTCCGGACGCGGTCGAGACGACGCTCGAGGAGATCGACATCGTCCGCCGGATGGTCGCCGCCAATCCGAAGACGTTCGAGCTCGCGACCACCGCCGACGACATCCGCCGCATCGAGAAAGCGGGCAGGATCGCCTCGCTGATCGGGGTCGAGGGGGGGCACCAGATCGACGGCCGGCTGTCGGTGCTGCGCGAATATCGCGCGCTCGGCGTGTCCTATATGACGCTGACGCACGGCAAGAGCCTCGCCTGGGCGGATTCGTCCACCGATGCCCCGCGCGCCAATGGGCTCACAGCCTTCGGTCGCCAGGTCGTCACCGAGATGAACCGGATCGGCATGATCGTCGATCTCGCGCACGTCTCCGACGCGACGATGCGCGCCGCGCTCGCCGTGAGCAAGGCACCGGTGATCGCGTCGCACTCCAGCGCGCGTGCACTTGCCGACGCGCCGCGCAACATCCCCGACGACCTGCTCGCCGCGATCGGCGCCAATGGCGGCGTGGTGATGGTCAATTGCTACCCCGCCTTCCTGTCGACCGAATGGCGCGCCTGGGACCAGGCCCGGTCCGCCCATGCGAAGTCCGTCGGCGTCCCCGGCAACGCGTACGGCAGCAAGGCGGCGGGACCGCTGATCGCCTGGGACGCCGCGCATCCCGAACCGCGCGTCACCGCCGCGACCGTCGCCGATCATGTCGACCATATCGCCAGGGTCGCGGGCCACGACCATGTCGGCCTCGGCGGCGACTATGACGGCATCCAGGGCACCGGGCCCGCGGACATGAAAGGCGTGGACAGCTATCCCGTGCTGTTCGCCGAGCTGGCGCGCCGCGGGTGGAGCGATGCCGACCTGGAAAAGCTGGCGGGCGGCAACATCCTGCGCGTCATGAAACGGGTCGAGGCGGTCGCTAACAGCATGGCCGGGACAGCCGTGAACGACGCGACCGACATCGCCTCGCGCTAG
- the bla gene encoding subclass B3 metallo-beta-lactamase, whose translation MARFLRAAGLAACLLATHATAAKEPAAPRPASFPEHERQCRGKDGWSDPAPPVRIFANVYDVGTCGIVALLVTGPRGHVLIDAATAEAVPPIARNITRLGFRLRDVKLLLSSHEHVDHADGLRGMQRLTGATMVATAAARGVLESGAPAVDDPQRGGLPPFAGVRVGRLVRDGEMVTLGPVRLTAHTTPGHSPGGTSWTWRSCDAGVCRAMVYADSLSAISADGYRFTDHPAYVATFRTTLAKVAALPCDILVTPHPGASDLYARLAGTTPLVDRRGCAAYAAAAGAKLDKRLADEARQLRVR comes from the coding sequence GTGGCACGCTTCCTACGCGCGGCTGGTCTGGCGGCTTGCCTGCTCGCGACGCACGCGACCGCCGCCAAGGAGCCGGCAGCCCCGCGCCCCGCGAGCTTCCCCGAACACGAACGCCAGTGCCGCGGCAAGGACGGCTGGAGCGATCCGGCACCGCCGGTGCGAATCTTCGCCAACGTCTATGACGTGGGGACGTGCGGGATCGTCGCTCTACTGGTGACCGGGCCCAGGGGGCATGTGCTGATCGATGCGGCGACCGCGGAGGCGGTGCCGCCGATCGCGCGCAACATCACGCGGCTGGGGTTTCGCCTGCGCGACGTGAAGCTGCTGCTGTCGAGCCACGAGCATGTCGACCATGCCGACGGACTGCGCGGCATGCAGCGGCTCACGGGCGCGACGATGGTCGCGACGGCTGCCGCGCGCGGGGTGCTGGAGAGCGGCGCACCGGCGGTGGACGATCCGCAAAGGGGTGGGCTGCCACCCTTTGCCGGGGTGCGCGTGGGCCGGCTGGTGCGCGACGGCGAAATGGTGACGCTGGGCCCGGTGCGGCTGACCGCGCACACGACGCCGGGGCATTCGCCGGGCGGGACGTCGTGGACGTGGCGATCGTGCGATGCGGGCGTATGCCGGGCGATGGTCTATGCCGACAGCCTCAGCGCGATCTCGGCGGATGGGTATCGGTTCACCGATCACCCCGCCTATGTCGCGACGTTCCGCACGACGCTTGCCAAGGTCGCAGCGCTGCCGTGCGACATCCTCGTCACGCCGCATCCCGGCGCGAGCGATCTTTATGCGCGGCTCGCCGGTACGACGCCGCTGGTCGATCGCCGTGGCTGCGCCGCCTATGCCGCGGCGGCAGGGGCGAAACTGGACAAGCGGCTAGCCGACGAGGCGCGGCAACTTCGGGTCCGATAG
- a CDS encoding electron transfer flavoprotein subunit beta/FixA family protein: MKVLVPVKRVLDYNVKPRVKADGTGVDLANVKMSMNPFDEIAVEEAIRLKDKGVTEIVVVSIGEQKAQETLRTALAMGADRAILVVSETKVEPLGVAKILAKIVEEEKPDLVILGKQAIDDDNNQTGQMLAGLLGWGQGTFASKVEIADGSVNVTREVDGGAETDTLKLPAIITTDLRLNEPRYASLPNIMKAKSKPMANKTPADFGVDVSPRLTTLKVVEPAKRSAGIKVADVDELVGKLKAMGVAK; encoded by the coding sequence ATGAAGGTGCTGGTGCCGGTCAAGCGCGTGCTTGACTACAACGTGAAGCCCCGCGTGAAGGCGGACGGAACGGGCGTCGATCTGGCGAACGTCAAGATGAGCATGAACCCGTTCGACGAGATCGCGGTCGAAGAGGCGATCCGCCTGAAAGACAAGGGCGTGACCGAGATCGTCGTCGTCTCGATCGGCGAGCAGAAAGCCCAAGAAACGCTGCGCACCGCGCTCGCGATGGGCGCCGACCGCGCGATCCTGGTGGTCAGCGAGACCAAGGTCGAGCCGCTGGGCGTCGCCAAGATCCTCGCCAAGATCGTCGAGGAGGAGAAGCCCGACCTCGTCATCCTCGGCAAGCAGGCGATCGACGACGACAACAACCAGACCGGCCAGATGCTCGCCGGGCTGCTCGGCTGGGGCCAGGGCACGTTCGCGTCCAAGGTCGAGATCGCCGACGGATCGGTCAACGTGACGCGCGAAGTCGATGGCGGTGCCGAGACCGACACGCTGAAGCTGCCTGCGATCATCACCACCGATCTTCGCCTCAACGAGCCGCGCTACGCCTCGCTGCCCAACATCATGAAGGCGAAGTCGAAGCCGATGGCGAACAAGACGCCCGCCGATTTCGGCGTCGATGTGTCGCCGCGCCTGACCACGCTCAAGGTCGTCGAGCCCGCCAAGCGCTCGGCCGGGATCAAGGTCGCCGATGTCGACGAACTCGTCGGTAAACTGAAGGCAATGGGAGTCGCCAAGTGA
- the nhaA gene encoding Na+/H+ antiporter NhaA — protein sequence MAGTSRSSARAWLANPAAGGIVLIAAAACAIWVANSPLAPAYAALLHAPAGPLSVHAWIDDALMALFFLLVGLEIKYELVAGQLATAARRRLPFVAAAAGMAVPALVYLAIAGTGLSRGWAIPAATDIAFAIGVLALLGSRAPASLKVFLTAVAIADDMGAVAIIAVGYTEAIDLEALAAAAGVVAALVALDRHGERRVWPYLAGFALLWVLVLMSGVHATIAGVVAALTIPAAPARRIEHAVQPWVAFAILPLFAFANAGVALSGIGWATLADPLVLGVGAGLFVGKQAGILGAIWIADRTGFAPRPAGASWTQIWGVALLAGIGFTMSLFIGGLAFTGDPARLDAVKLGVLAGSVLAAVSGFAVLWWTGRRT from the coding sequence ATGGCCGGCACCTCCCGATCCTCGGCGCGAGCGTGGCTCGCCAACCCGGCTGCCGGCGGGATCGTGCTGATCGCCGCGGCGGCCTGTGCGATCTGGGTCGCCAATTCGCCGCTGGCGCCGGCCTATGCGGCGCTGCTGCACGCGCCGGCCGGACCGTTGTCGGTGCATGCGTGGATCGACGATGCGCTGATGGCGCTGTTCTTCCTGCTCGTCGGGCTGGAGATCAAGTACGAACTGGTCGCGGGACAGCTGGCGACGGCGGCGCGGCGGCGGTTGCCGTTCGTCGCGGCCGCCGCCGGGATGGCGGTGCCGGCGCTGGTGTATCTAGCGATCGCCGGGACGGGCCTCTCGCGCGGCTGGGCGATCCCCGCAGCGACCGACATCGCGTTCGCGATCGGGGTGCTGGCGCTGCTGGGCAGTAGGGCGCCCGCGTCGCTCAAGGTGTTCCTGACCGCGGTGGCGATCGCCGACGACATGGGCGCGGTGGCGATCATCGCGGTCGGCTATACCGAGGCGATCGATCTGGAGGCGCTGGCGGCGGCGGCGGGTGTGGTCGCCGCTTTGGTCGCGCTCGACCGGCATGGCGAGCGGCGCGTCTGGCCGTATCTGGCGGGGTTCGCGCTGCTGTGGGTGCTGGTGCTGATGTCGGGCGTGCACGCGACGATCGCGGGCGTCGTCGCGGCGCTTACCATCCCGGCGGCCCCGGCCAGGCGGATCGAGCATGCGGTGCAGCCCTGGGTCGCGTTCGCGATCCTGCCGCTGTTCGCGTTCGCCAATGCCGGGGTGGCGCTCAGCGGGATCGGCTGGGCGACGCTCGCGGATCCCCTGGTGCTGGGGGTCGGCGCGGGGCTGTTCGTCGGCAAGCAGGCCGGCATCCTCGGCGCGATCTGGATCGCCGACCGGACCGGGTTCGCGCCGCGGCCGGCGGGCGCGAGCTGGACGCAGATCTGGGGCGTGGCCCTGCTCGCGGGGATCGGGTTCACGATGAGCCTGTTCATCGGCGGCCTGGCCTTTACCGGGGACCCGGCGCGGCTCGACGCGGTCAAGCTCGGCGTGCTGGCGGGGTCGGTCCTCGCGGCGGTTTCGGGGTTTGCGGTACTCTGGTGGACGGGGCGAAGGACATGA
- the sucC gene encoding ADP-forming succinate--CoA ligase subunit beta has protein sequence MNIHEYQAKELLAKFGVPVPAGFAALSVEEAVEASKKLPGPLYVVKAQIHAGGRGKGKFVELGPDAKGGVRLAKTEDEVRAAATDMLGNTLVTIQTGDAGKQVNRLYVTDGVDIAKEFYLALLVNRATGRVSMVASTEGGMDIETVAHDTPEKIHSIDIDQATGFQPHHGRAVAAALELTGDLAKQAANTASKLYDAFMGTDAEQIEINPLAVTEDGKLMVLDAKVAFDGNALFRHKDLLELRDETEEDPAELEASKYDLAYIKLDGDIGCMVNGAGLAMATMDIIKLNGMFPANFLDVGGGASKEKVTAAFKIILADPNVKGILVNIFGGIMKCDIIADGIVAAAKEVNLSVPLVVRLEGTNVEKGKEILANSGLAIVPANDLGDAAKKIVAEVQKVAA, from the coding sequence ATGAACATCCATGAATATCAGGCCAAGGAATTGCTGGCCAAGTTCGGCGTCCCCGTGCCTGCCGGCTTTGCCGCGCTGAGCGTCGAGGAGGCCGTCGAGGCTTCGAAGAAGCTCCCCGGACCGCTCTATGTCGTCAAGGCGCAGATCCACGCCGGCGGCCGCGGCAAGGGCAAGTTCGTCGAGCTGGGCCCCGACGCCAAGGGCGGCGTCCGCCTCGCCAAGACCGAGGACGAGGTTCGCGCGGCCGCGACGGACATGCTCGGCAACACGCTGGTGACGATCCAGACCGGCGACGCGGGCAAGCAGGTCAACCGCCTGTACGTCACCGACGGCGTCGACATCGCCAAGGAGTTCTACCTGGCACTCCTCGTCAACCGCGCCACCGGCCGCGTGTCGATGGTCGCCTCGACCGAGGGCGGCATGGACATCGAGACCGTCGCGCACGACACGCCCGAGAAGATCCACAGCATCGACATTGACCAGGCGACCGGCTTCCAGCCGCATCACGGCCGCGCCGTCGCTGCCGCGCTCGAGCTGACCGGCGACCTCGCCAAGCAGGCCGCGAACACCGCGTCGAAGCTCTATGACGCGTTCATGGGCACCGACGCCGAGCAGATCGAGATCAACCCGCTCGCGGTGACCGAAGACGGCAAGCTGATGGTGCTCGACGCGAAGGTCGCGTTCGACGGCAACGCGCTGTTCCGCCACAAGGACCTGCTCGAGCTGCGCGACGAGACCGAGGAGGATCCCGCCGAGCTCGAGGCGTCGAAGTACGACCTGGCCTATATCAAGCTCGACGGCGACATCGGCTGCATGGTCAACGGCGCCGGCCTCGCGATGGCGACGATGGACATCATCAAGCTCAACGGCATGTTCCCGGCGAACTTCCTCGACGTCGGCGGCGGCGCGAGCAAAGAGAAGGTGACGGCTGCGTTCAAGATCATCCTCGCGGATCCCAACGTGAAGGGCATCCTGGTCAACATCTTCGGCGGCATCATGAAGTGCGACATCATCGCCGACGGCATCGTCGCCGCGGCGAAGGAAGTGAACCTCTCGGTTCCCTTGGTTGTCCGCCTCGAGGGCACCAACGTCGAGAAGGGCAAGGAAATCCTCGCCAACTCGGGCCTCGCGATCGTTCCCGCGAACGACCTGGGCGATGCGGCGAAGAAGATCGTCGCAGAGGTGCAGAAGGTCGCGGCGTAA
- a CDS encoding ribose-phosphate pyrophosphokinase, whose amino-acid sequence MKLMTGNSNLPLAQEIAAYLETPLTDVSVRRFADEEVFVEINENVRGEDVFVIQSTGFPANDNLMELLIMIDALRRASARRITAVIPYMGYARQDRKPGPRTPISAKLVANLITVAGANRVLSVDLHAGQIQGFFDIPTDNLYAAPVMSADIHARFKGRNLMVVSPDVGGVVRARQLAKRLDNAPLAIVDKRRERAGESEVMNIIGEVEGRFCILIDDIVDSAGTLCNAAAALKEAGAEDVVAYVTHGVLSGGAVARVEGSELRELVITDSIGNHDVIKGAGGKIRHLQIAPLLGEAIKRIADETSVSSLFD is encoded by the coding sequence ATGAAACTGATGACCGGCAACTCCAACCTGCCCCTGGCGCAGGAGATCGCCGCCTATCTCGAAACCCCGCTGACCGATGTCAGCGTGCGGCGCTTCGCCGACGAGGAGGTATTCGTCGAGATCAACGAGAACGTCCGCGGCGAGGACGTCTTCGTGATCCAGTCGACGGGCTTTCCCGCCAACGACAACCTCATGGAATTGCTGATCATGATCGATGCGCTGCGCCGCGCATCGGCCAGGCGAATCACCGCGGTGATCCCGTATATGGGCTATGCCCGGCAGGACCGGAAACCGGGGCCGCGCACGCCGATCTCGGCCAAGCTCGTCGCCAACCTGATCACCGTCGCCGGCGCCAACCGCGTGCTGTCGGTCGATCTCCACGCCGGGCAGATCCAGGGCTTCTTCGATATCCCGACCGACAATCTCTACGCCGCGCCGGTGATGTCCGCGGACATCCATGCGCGGTTCAAGGGGCGCAACCTGATGGTCGTGTCGCCCGACGTCGGCGGCGTGGTCCGCGCGCGCCAGCTCGCCAAGCGACTCGACAACGCCCCGCTCGCGATCGTCGACAAGCGCCGCGAGCGCGCCGGCGAATCGGAAGTGATGAACATCATCGGCGAGGTCGAGGGCCGATTCTGCATCCTGATCGACGACATCGTCGATTCGGCGGGCACGCTGTGCAACGCCGCCGCCGCGCTGAAGGAAGCGGGCGCCGAGGACGTCGTCGCCTATGTCACGCACGGCGTGCTGTCGGGCGGCGCGGTCGCGCGCGTCGAGGGGTCGGAACTGCGCGAGCTGGTCATCACCGATTCGATCGGCAACCACGACGTGATCAAGGGCGCCGGTGGCAAGATCCGCCACCTCCAGATCGCCCCGCTGCTGGGCGAGGCGATCAAGCGGATCGCGGACGAGACGAGCGTGTCGAGCCTCTTCGACTGA
- a CDS encoding PilZ domain-containing protein: MIQPAIDPSVPPVDDSAGEELRQALRKSVKMRAHLRDRGQTRFEIEVTDLSLSGFRAETSFTLWPGTVVWLTLPGLAALEAVVAWRDKFKYGCAFAKPLHPAVFEHIVALSQR; the protein is encoded by the coding sequence ATGATACAGCCCGCGATCGATCCGTCCGTCCCACCCGTCGACGACTCGGCCGGCGAGGAGCTGCGCCAGGCGCTGCGGAAGTCGGTCAAGATGCGCGCGCACCTGCGCGATCGCGGCCAGACCCGGTTCGAGATCGAGGTGACCGACCTGTCGCTGTCGGGCTTCCGCGCCGAGACGAGCTTTACCCTCTGGCCGGGCACGGTCGTATGGCTGACGCTGCCGGGGCTCGCCGCACTCGAGGCGGTGGTCGCCTGGCGCGACAAGTTCAAATATGGCTGCGCGTTCGCAAAACCGCTGCATCCCGCGGTGTTCGAGCATATCGTGGCGCTGTCGCAGCGCTGA
- a CDS encoding electron transfer flavoprotein subunit alpha/FixB family protein, with amino-acid sequence MKTLVWVEHDGTAVKDATLSAVTAASKLGEVHLLVAGQGLDAVAAAAAKIAGVGKVHVADDAAFAHALAENVAPLIVSLMADHDAFVAPSTTNGKNIAPRVAALLDVMQISDILSVESEDTFTRPIYAGNAIATVQSSDAKKVITVRGTAFDKAAAEGGSGAIEAVASTGDTGLSTFAGSEIAANTRPELTSAKIIVSGGRALASSDQFHALIDPLADKLGAGVGASRAAVDAGYAPNDYQVGQTGKIVAPEVYVAVGISGAIQHLAGMKDSKTIIAINKDEDAPIFQVADIGLVGDLFKILPELTEKL; translated from the coding sequence GTGAAGACGCTCGTCTGGGTCGAACATGACGGTACCGCCGTCAAGGATGCCACGCTGTCCGCGGTGACCGCCGCGAGCAAGCTCGGCGAAGTCCATCTCCTCGTCGCTGGCCAGGGCCTCGACGCGGTTGCCGCTGCGGCGGCGAAGATCGCCGGCGTCGGCAAGGTCCATGTCGCCGACGACGCCGCGTTCGCGCATGCGCTCGCCGAGAACGTCGCACCGCTGATCGTGTCGCTGATGGCGGATCACGACGCGTTCGTCGCACCGTCGACCACCAACGGCAAGAACATCGCGCCGCGCGTCGCCGCCCTGCTCGACGTCATGCAGATCAGCGACATCCTGTCGGTCGAGAGCGAAGACACGTTCACGCGCCCGATCTATGCCGGCAACGCGATCGCCACCGTGCAGTCGTCGGATGCCAAGAAAGTGATCACCGTTCGCGGCACCGCGTTCGACAAGGCCGCGGCCGAGGGTGGCAGCGGCGCGATCGAGGCAGTCGCCTCGACCGGAGACACGGGTCTGTCGACCTTCGCCGGGTCGGAGATCGCGGCGAACACGCGCCCCGAACTGACATCCGCGAAGATCATCGTCTCGGGCGGCCGTGCGCTGGCCTCGAGCGACCAGTTCCATGCGCTGATCGATCCGCTCGCGGACAAGCTCGGCGCCGGCGTCGGTGCGAGCCGCGCTGCGGTCGACGCGGGCTATGCGCCGAACGACTATCAGGTCGGCCAGACCGGCAAGATCGTCGCGCCGGAAGTCTATGTCGCGGTCGGCATCTCGGGTGCGATCCAGCATCTGGCCGGGATGAAGGATTCCAAGACGATCATCGCGATCAACAAGGACGAGGACGCCCCGATCTTCCAGGTCGCGGACATCGGGCTGGTCGGGGATCTGTTCAAGATCCTGCCGGAACTGACCGAGAAGCTGTAG
- a CDS encoding sterol desaturase family protein: protein MTIWFGLLLFLATVVGMEAFAYAAHRWVMHGFGWFLHESHHRARHGNWELNDLYAAIFAVPSIVLLLGGAQLGWWPGFIWIGAGIAAYGAIYFGFHDVIVHQRIPTRYLPKSAYMKRIVQAHRLHHVVETKEGNVSFGFLVAPRPEDLKAELKRRASGRIRAPRAFAEK from the coding sequence ATGACGATCTGGTTCGGCCTTCTCCTCTTCCTCGCGACGGTCGTCGGCATGGAAGCGTTCGCCTACGCCGCGCATCGCTGGGTCATGCACGGGTTCGGCTGGTTCCTGCACGAGAGCCACCACCGCGCACGGCACGGCAATTGGGAGCTGAACGACCTGTATGCGGCGATCTTCGCGGTGCCGTCGATCGTGCTGCTGCTCGGTGGCGCGCAGCTCGGCTGGTGGCCGGGGTTCATCTGGATTGGTGCAGGGATCGCCGCGTACGGCGCGATCTATTTCGGGTTCCACGACGTGATCGTGCACCAGCGCATCCCGACGCGCTACCTGCCCAAGTCGGCCTATATGAAGCGCATCGTCCAGGCGCACCGGCTGCACCATGTCGTCGAGACGAAAGAGGGCAATGTCAGCTTCGGCTTCCTGGTGGCGCCCAGGCCCGAGGATCTCAAGGCGGAGCTGAAACGCCGGGCGAGCGGACGTATTCGCGCGCCGCGTGCGTTTGCGGAAAAGTAA